The following is a genomic window from Drosophila busckii strain San Diego stock center, stock number 13000-0081.31 chromosome 2L, ASM1175060v1, whole genome shotgun sequence.
GTGACTCGGCTTTGGCCTCCATTGCAGCAATCAGTTCGCACTTTAATAAAtctaatcaaattttattcaaGCGTCAAAGTTAATCTGTGAAACTTGCGAATACACTACGCATACGGTTACACTGTACTTGGCCGCCAAAATCACAATATGGTCACACCACACAACACACTATCATCCATTAGTAAGTTGTAAGCAgttttaaaaagtaatttgctttgtttacacctgattaatttgaaaatatgaGCTCCCGTAGCCTACGACAGCGTCCACAGCGTAAAACAGACGAGTCTGTTGATGATGGTATGGTGGATACGGAAAAGACTAAGTGTAAAAAAGGCAGAAAGAAGTCGCTTTGGGGTCATAAGTCCTGTCCGTACGATGAATATGGCAATATAAGACACAACGGGCTGGATGTTTGTGACTGCATGAATGATAAATGTGATGGCTGCTGGTATCCGTGTCGCATTTGCGGCTCGACAAGATGTGGACCTCAATGCCGCGCAAGCCGAAAGTTCTACTACGAGAGCATACAATACGATGGCAAGGAATTAGTAATAACAAATCCACAGATTCCCTACCTTAAGAACTAGTAATTATCTTAATTAcattacaaatataataataagcaatgtcttaaatgttttaatttaaaacgtATATAAATGTTGTATTAATCgtaattcatatttaatgtCGATATTTTAATGATTACTAAATCTGCCTGGCATAGTGAAAACAATACACTGTCATCCAGTCAATACTTTTAATCAAAGGGGaagaagaaaatttaattgaacggcactttattttccatttgacAAAGTCCTAAACATGACAGAACTGCTCATAGATCCCGATATACGCGTTTGGGTATTTCTGCCCATTGTGCTTATCACATTTCTAGTCGGTATTGTGCGTCATTATGTCTCCATTCTTATATCCACACAAAAGAAGGCGGAGATAACCCAAATAATGGATAGGT
Proteins encoded in this region:
- the LOC108594238 gene encoding ARL14 effector protein produces the protein MSSRSLRQRPQRKTDESVDDGMVDTEKTKCKKGRKKSLWGHKSCPYDEYGNIRHNGLDVCDCMNDKCDGCWYPCRICGSTRCGPQCRASRKFYYESIQYDGKELVITNPQIPYLKN